A genomic region of Streptomyces sp. R33 contains the following coding sequences:
- a CDS encoding SDR family NAD(P)-dependent oxidoreductase, producing MTPQPPRSAATRDLVVAVSPFEEPHPRIVIAAERAGALGLLDLGRNPDAARRGFAELARRLGGRRPYGVRVPAGCPLGPEELPDEVDTVLLADPAQHTPEQMAAWSEGGRRRAWAEVTGRAEALIAVAAGAEALVAKGHEAGGRVGGATTFVLLQQLLAGPGPGLGVPVLARGGIGPHTAAAAVAGGAAGVLVDVQLALTAEGEAALPAEVAAALRAMDGSETRLHDGHRVYARPDLTPPEGPAAALLGARDLRTQLLPVGQDGASAARLAARYRTTGGVLQAVRAAVTGHLGAAVRTRPLLRPRPVAQGPMTRVSDQAAFAEAVAAEGGVPYLALAVMDGADVRKLLAETAERLGDRPWGVGLLGFAPPELRREQLAAVAEVRPPHAIIAGGTPAQAAPLEAAGTTTHLHVPSPGLLERYLAEGARRFVFEGLECGGHVGPRTSFALWEEQIELLLGCPEPAALDVLFAGGIHDARSAAMAVAAAAPLAGRGARIGVLMGTAYLFTEEAVAAGAVLPGFQRAAVECTETVLLHTAPGHATRCAATPYAEAFEATRQRLVEGGTEARVVWEELERLNLGRLRIASKGLRRGAAAPAPLERVDEQQQYAEGLFMLGQAATLRTGTTTVAALHAQVTEGATELLERRAAELAAAGQGGTAPGEPAADPLDIAIVGMACAYPGAPDLAAYWARILAGKDAVTEVPPERWDPALYYDADPARAGERTPSRWGGFLDPVPFDALAHGIPPASLAAVEPVQLLALEISARALGDAGYGRDREFDRSRTSVVFGAEAGTELAGAYGLRALHPAYLGELPPGLDEQLPRLTEDSFPGILANVIAGRVANRLDLGGANCTVDAACASSLAALDLACRQLRDGDSDMVLCGGADVHNGINDYLMFSSVRALSPSGRCRPFDASADGIALGEGVGALVLKRLADAERDGDRVYAVIKAVGAASDGRSLGLTAPRPEGQRRALERAYARAGITPGEVGLIEAHGTGTVVGDSTELTVLTELFAASGAAPGSCALGSVKSQLGHTKCAAGLAGLIKAARAVHTGVRPPTLHIDTPNPAWQADSSPFAFPTEARPWAVPAERRIAGVSAFGFGGTNYHAVLAGYGGAEEAAHGLEEWPAELFCFRGEDRRAAGRAMARLAARLEENEAAGRPWALRDLAAETAAEGQGSGPVRVAVVAGDLDELVARLERARGFTAGEGVHVREDAADPGKVAFLFPGQGSQRPGMLAELFIAFPALRELLETAPRSVVSAVFPPGAFGAAERAAQRAAVTDTRVAQPALGLAGAAAHLLLGALGVRPECVAGHSYGELTALWAAGVYDTESLLRLSTRRAEAILAAAGADPGSMAAVTAAPEEVREIAERSGCVVANHNAPRQCAISGPADCVAEAVAALRAAGLSAEPIEVACAFHSPVVAGAAAALAAELAGTAVADAAVPVWSNTTAGPYPAGAEAVRSLAARQVAEPVRFVEQVEAMYASGVRTFVEAGPGRVLSGLLGRILRDRPHTVVPLDVPGEHGLSRLVTALAELAAAGVPVAPEALFRGRGTRLPERAPRRPGWLVDGHLVRTADGTPVPGGLQPARRVAPAAPAPAPADRREEAVLAYLRGSRELVEAQRDVLLGFLGAGSPAPRPPAEAPERPWPAALDALPAHGTGLPGRAAPGLRADAGAAPVPAANGRAAAGGQLAHDAGSDAGPRSAEEVMDVVLDIVHTRTGYPHDMLGPELDLEADLSIDSIKRVEIIGALADRIGLPQDPDGSAESAVEELSRLKTLSGIVDWVTSRTAAPADGLTAGAAGPAAAREPAADPPHGRAGSAAERAGVDGGGHAPAASGPAGPTAGALSGAAEPAGSAAHGMAGAPRSGEPVTGGAHAPAGSAAHGRTGAGPAGSGGSAARGIAAGVSGPVAGRGPGHGDPGGRAAAGPAAGAVRRLRVEDVTVAGVVVEPEALRGLRVGVVDDGQGVSAALGTALRGHGAEVRVLAEADAEGAAGLDGIVDLSGLRAGAEPVLPGAFPALQRALTGGVRRLVLATTPGGTPGAGLHGFARSAALEFPGSLIRAVEVGAKEDPERVAAQLLAELGDVHGDGSSVGYTADGVRITRRPVPAPLAAASGDGAPPLDARSVVLLTGGARGITARTALALARATGCHVELVGRTPLPAAGADRFAQATDRVALRAALIADGLRKPAEIEAAASRILAEREVRATLSALDAVAASVRYHRADVTDEQAVRAVVADVRERHGRLDGIVHGAGVLHDGLLRDKQPAAFAEVFTTKVTGARNLAAAAAEHGPGPAPRFLALFGSVSGVYGNRGQTDYAAANDALDSLAHAWSAFLPGRVLSVDWGPWAAEAGGMVTPELERAYARRGVPLLSAEAATAAFLAELAHGTDVQVVLTAREGEGDE from the coding sequence GTGACCCCCCAGCCCCCGCGATCCGCCGCCACCCGTGACCTGGTCGTCGCGGTCAGCCCGTTCGAGGAACCGCATCCGCGGATCGTGATCGCCGCCGAACGGGCCGGGGCCCTCGGACTGCTCGACCTCGGCCGGAATCCCGATGCCGCCCGCCGTGGCTTCGCGGAGCTCGCCCGCCGGCTCGGCGGCCGGCGCCCGTACGGGGTGCGGGTGCCCGCCGGATGCCCGCTCGGGCCCGAGGAACTGCCGGACGAGGTGGACACGGTGCTCCTCGCCGACCCCGCACAGCACACCCCGGAGCAGATGGCCGCGTGGTCCGAGGGCGGGCGGCGGCGCGCCTGGGCCGAGGTCACCGGCCGGGCGGAGGCCCTGATCGCGGTGGCCGCCGGGGCGGAGGCGCTCGTCGCCAAGGGGCACGAGGCCGGCGGCCGGGTGGGCGGGGCCACCACCTTCGTCCTGCTCCAGCAGCTGCTGGCCGGCCCCGGGCCCGGACTCGGGGTGCCCGTGCTCGCCCGGGGCGGCATCGGGCCGCACACGGCGGCCGCGGCCGTCGCGGGCGGAGCCGCAGGCGTGCTGGTCGACGTACAACTGGCCCTGACCGCCGAGGGCGAGGCCGCGCTGCCCGCCGAAGTGGCCGCCGCGCTTCGGGCGATGGACGGCTCCGAGACCCGGCTGCACGACGGGCACCGGGTGTACGCGCGGCCCGATCTGACCCCGCCCGAGGGGCCTGCCGCCGCCCTGCTCGGAGCCCGGGACCTGCGGACCCAGCTGCTGCCCGTCGGCCAGGACGGCGCCTCGGCGGCCCGGCTGGCCGCGCGGTACCGGACGACGGGCGGGGTGCTCCAGGCCGTACGGGCGGCCGTCACCGGGCATCTGGGGGCCGCGGTGCGCACCCGGCCGCTGCTGCGGCCGCGCCCCGTCGCCCAGGGGCCCATGACCCGGGTCAGCGACCAGGCCGCCTTCGCCGAGGCGGTGGCCGCCGAGGGCGGGGTCCCGTACCTGGCGCTCGCGGTGATGGACGGCGCGGACGTACGCAAACTGCTCGCCGAGACGGCCGAGCGGCTCGGGGACCGCCCCTGGGGCGTGGGACTGCTCGGCTTCGCCCCGCCCGAGCTGCGCCGCGAGCAGCTGGCGGCCGTGGCCGAGGTCCGGCCGCCGCACGCGATCATCGCCGGCGGCACCCCGGCCCAGGCGGCGCCGCTGGAGGCGGCCGGGACCACGACGCATCTGCACGTGCCCTCGCCGGGGCTGCTGGAGCGGTATCTCGCCGAAGGGGCGCGGCGGTTCGTGTTCGAGGGGCTGGAATGCGGCGGCCACGTCGGGCCGCGCACCTCGTTCGCGCTGTGGGAGGAGCAGATCGAGCTGCTCCTGGGATGTCCCGAACCGGCTGCCCTGGACGTGCTGTTCGCGGGCGGCATCCACGACGCGCGCTCCGCGGCGATGGCGGTGGCGGCCGCCGCGCCGCTGGCCGGGCGGGGGGCGCGTATCGGGGTGCTGATGGGGACCGCTTACCTGTTCACGGAGGAGGCGGTGGCTGCGGGCGCGGTGCTGCCGGGCTTCCAGCGGGCCGCGGTCGAGTGCACGGAGACGGTCCTGCTGCACACGGCGCCCGGGCACGCCACGCGCTGCGCGGCCACTCCGTACGCCGAGGCCTTCGAGGCGACCCGGCAGCGGCTCGTGGAGGGCGGGACCGAGGCGCGCGTCGTGTGGGAGGAGCTGGAGCGGCTGAACCTGGGGCGGCTGCGGATCGCGAGCAAGGGGCTGCGGCGGGGCGCGGCGGCTCCGGCGCCACTGGAGCGGGTCGACGAACAACAGCAGTACGCGGAAGGGCTGTTCATGCTCGGCCAGGCGGCGACCCTGCGGACCGGGACCACCACGGTCGCCGCCCTGCACGCCCAGGTCACCGAGGGGGCGACCGAGCTGCTGGAGCGGCGCGCCGCCGAGCTGGCGGCCGCCGGGCAGGGTGGCACGGCTCCCGGGGAGCCCGCCGCCGATCCGCTGGACATCGCGATCGTCGGCATGGCATGCGCCTACCCGGGAGCCCCGGATCTCGCCGCCTACTGGGCCCGGATCCTCGCCGGGAAGGACGCGGTGACCGAGGTGCCGCCCGAGCGCTGGGACCCGGCGCTGTACTACGACGCCGACCCGGCGCGGGCCGGCGAGCGCACCCCCTCGCGCTGGGGCGGCTTCCTCGACCCGGTGCCGTTCGACGCCCTCGCGCACGGCATCCCGCCGGCCTCGCTCGCCGCCGTCGAGCCGGTCCAGCTGCTGGCCCTGGAGATCTCCGCGCGGGCCCTCGGGGACGCGGGGTACGGCCGGGACCGGGAGTTCGACCGCTCCAGGACCTCGGTGGTCTTCGGCGCCGAGGCCGGTACCGAGCTGGCAGGGGCGTACGGGCTGCGCGCCCTGCACCCCGCCTACCTGGGCGAGCTCCCGCCCGGACTGGACGAGCAGCTGCCCCGGCTCACCGAGGACTCCTTCCCCGGCATCCTCGCCAACGTGATCGCGGGCCGGGTCGCCAACCGGCTCGACCTCGGCGGCGCGAACTGCACCGTCGACGCCGCCTGCGCCTCCTCGCTGGCCGCGCTGGACCTGGCCTGCCGCCAACTTCGCGACGGTGACAGCGACATGGTGCTGTGCGGCGGCGCCGACGTGCACAACGGGATCAACGACTACCTGATGTTCTCCTCGGTGCGGGCGCTGTCCCCGAGCGGGCGCTGCCGGCCCTTCGACGCGTCTGCCGACGGGATCGCGCTCGGCGAGGGCGTGGGCGCACTGGTCCTCAAGCGGCTCGCCGACGCGGAGCGCGACGGCGACCGCGTCTACGCAGTGATCAAGGCGGTCGGGGCGGCCAGCGACGGGCGCTCCCTCGGCCTGACCGCGCCCCGGCCGGAGGGCCAGCGGCGGGCCTTGGAGCGGGCCTACGCACGGGCGGGCATCACCCCCGGCGAGGTGGGGCTGATCGAGGCGCACGGCACCGGCACTGTGGTCGGCGACAGCACCGAACTGACCGTACTGACCGAGCTGTTCGCCGCATCCGGTGCGGCCCCGGGATCGTGTGCGCTGGGCTCGGTGAAATCGCAGCTCGGGCACACCAAGTGCGCGGCGGGGCTGGCCGGGCTGATCAAGGCCGCCCGGGCCGTCCACACGGGTGTCCGGCCGCCGACCCTGCACATCGACACGCCGAACCCGGCCTGGCAGGCGGACAGCAGCCCCTTCGCCTTCCCCACCGAGGCACGGCCGTGGGCGGTTCCCGCCGAGCGGCGGATCGCCGGGGTCAGCGCCTTCGGCTTCGGCGGCACCAACTACCACGCGGTGCTGGCCGGTTACGGGGGCGCCGAGGAGGCCGCGCACGGGCTGGAGGAGTGGCCCGCCGAGTTGTTCTGCTTCCGCGGCGAGGACCGGCGGGCGGCGGGGCGGGCGATGGCCCGGCTCGCGGCCCGGCTGGAGGAGAACGAGGCGGCCGGGCGGCCGTGGGCCCTGCGGGACCTCGCGGCGGAAACCGCCGCCGAGGGGCAGGGCTCGGGCCCGGTGCGGGTGGCGGTGGTGGCCGGGGACCTGGACGAGCTCGTGGCCCGGCTGGAGCGGGCCCGGGGCTTCACCGCGGGCGAGGGGGTCCACGTACGGGAGGACGCGGCCGATCCGGGAAAGGTGGCGTTCCTGTTCCCCGGACAGGGCAGCCAACGCCCCGGAATGCTGGCTGAGTTGTTCATCGCGTTCCCGGCGCTGCGGGAGCTGCTGGAGACGGCTCCGCGGTCCGTGGTCTCGGCGGTGTTCCCGCCGGGCGCGTTCGGTGCCGCGGAGCGGGCGGCGCAGCGGGCGGCGGTCACCGACACCCGGGTCGCCCAGCCGGCCCTCGGGCTGGCCGGGGCGGCGGCGCACCTGCTGCTCGGGGCGCTCGGGGTACGGCCGGAGTGCGTGGCCGGGCACTCGTACGGGGAGCTCACCGCGCTGTGGGCGGCCGGGGTGTACGACACGGAGAGCCTGCTGCGGCTGAGCACGCGCCGGGCCGAGGCGATCCTCGCGGCCGCGGGGGCGGATCCGGGGTCCATGGCGGCGGTCACGGCAGCGCCGGAGGAGGTACGGGAGATCGCGGAGCGGTCCGGGTGCGTGGTCGCGAACCACAACGCGCCGCGGCAGTGCGCGATCTCGGGCCCGGCGGACTGCGTGGCCGAGGCGGTGGCGGCGCTGCGGGCGGCAGGGCTCTCGGCGGAGCCGATCGAGGTGGCGTGCGCGTTCCACAGCCCGGTGGTCGCGGGGGCGGCCGCCGCACTGGCCGCAGAGCTGGCCGGGACGGCGGTTGCCGACGCCGCCGTCCCGGTCTGGTCGAACACCACGGCAGGGCCGTACCCCGCCGGCGCCGAGGCGGTACGAAGCCTTGCCGCGCGCCAGGTCGCGGAGCCGGTCCGGTTCGTGGAGCAGGTGGAGGCCATGTACGCGTCCGGTGTCCGGACGTTCGTGGAAGCGGGGCCCGGGCGGGTCCTTTCCGGCCTGCTGGGCCGGATCCTGCGCGACCGGCCGCACACGGTGGTCCCGCTGGACGTGCCGGGCGAGCACGGGCTGTCCCGGCTGGTCACCGCGCTGGCGGAACTGGCTGCGGCGGGCGTGCCGGTGGCCCCCGAGGCCCTGTTCCGCGGCCGCGGCACGCGCCTGCCGGAGCGGGCCCCGCGGCGGCCGGGCTGGCTGGTCGACGGCCATCTCGTCCGCACCGCGGACGGCACCCCGGTGCCGGGTGGCCTGCAGCCGGCCCGTCGGGTGGCCCCGGCGGCGCCGGCCCCGGCCCCGGCGGACCGCCGCGAGGAGGCGGTCCTCGCGTACCTGCGCGGCTCCCGGGAGCTCGTCGAGGCCCAACGGGACGTCCTGCTGGGCTTCCTGGGCGCCGGCTCGCCTGCGCCACGGCCGCCGGCCGAGGCTCCCGAGCGCCCGTGGCCGGCCGCGCTGGACGCGCTTCCCGCGCACGGCACGGGGTTGCCCGGCCGGGCCGCCCCGGGGCTCCGGGCCGACGCGGGCGCAGCTCCGGTGCCGGCGGCCAACGGCCGGGCCGCCGCGGGCGGTCAGCTGGCCCACGACGCCGGATCGGATGCCGGGCCCAGGTCCGCCGAGGAGGTGATGGACGTGGTCCTGGACATCGTGCACACCCGCACCGGCTACCCGCACGACATGCTCGGCCCCGAGTTGGATCTGGAGGCGGACCTGTCCATCGACTCCATCAAGCGCGTCGAGATCATCGGCGCCCTGGCCGACCGGATCGGACTCCCGCAGGACCCCGACGGCTCCGCCGAGTCCGCCGTCGAGGAACTCTCCCGCCTCAAGACCCTGAGCGGCATCGTCGACTGGGTCACGTCCCGCACGGCAGCCCCGGCCGACGGCCTCACGGCGGGTGCAGCCGGCCCGGCGGCCGCCCGGGAGCCCGCGGCGGATCCGCCCCACGGCCGCGCGGGCAGCGCCGCCGAGCGGGCGGGCGTGGACGGCGGCGGCCACGCGCCGGCGGCATCCGGACCGGCCGGGCCCACAGCCGGCGCCCTCTCCGGCGCGGCCGAGCCCGCCGGTTCGGCGGCGCACGGCATGGCGGGTGCACCGCGGTCCGGCGAGCCCGTGACGGGCGGCGCACACGCACCCGCAGGTTCCGCCGCCCACGGGCGGACCGGGGCCGGCCCGGCCGGTTCCGGAGGGTCCGCCGCCCGCGGGATCGCGGCCGGGGTGAGCGGGCCGGTGGCGGGCAGGGGGCCCGGCCACGGGGACCCGGGGGGCCGGGCCGCCGCAGGCCCCGCGGCGGGCGCGGTGCGGCGGTTGCGGGTGGAGGACGTGACCGTGGCCGGTGTGGTCGTGGAGCCGGAGGCGCTGCGGGGGTTGCGGGTCGGGGTGGTCGACGACGGACAGGGGGTGTCGGCCGCGCTCGGCACGGCATTGCGGGGGCACGGCGCCGAGGTGCGCGTCCTCGCCGAGGCGGACGCCGAGGGCGCTGCCGGGCTCGACGGGATCGTCGACCTCTCCGGGCTGCGGGCCGGCGCAGAGCCGGTGCTGCCCGGCGCGTTCCCCGCACTGCAGCGCGCACTGACCGGCGGGGTCCGCCGGCTCGTGCTCGCCACCACACCCGGCGGAACCCCCGGCGCCGGTCTGCACGGCTTCGCCCGCAGCGCGGCCCTCGAGTTCCCGGGCAGCCTGATCCGCGCCGTGGAGGTCGGCGCCAAGGAGGACCCCGAGCGGGTCGCCGCGCAGCTCCTGGCCGAGCTGGGCGACGTGCACGGCGACGGCTCCTCCGTGGGCTACACCGCCGACGGGGTCCGGATCACCCGCCGCCCGGTGCCCGCTCCCCTGGCCGCCGCCTCCGGCGACGGGGCGCCGCCGCTCGACGCCCGGTCCGTGGTCCTGCTGACCGGCGGGGCCCGCGGGATCACCGCCCGGACCGCCCTCGCGCTGGCCCGCGCCACCGGATGCCACGTCGAGCTGGTCGGACGTACACCGCTGCCCGCCGCCGGGGCGGACCGCTTCGCCCAGGCGACCGACCGCGTCGCGCTGCGCGCCGCCCTCATCGCCGACGGCCTGCGCAAGCCCGCCGAGATCGAGGCCGCGGCCTCGCGGATCCTCGCCGAGCGCGAGGTACGGGCCACCCTGTCCGCACTCGACGCCGTGGCGGCCTCCGTCCGCTACCACCGCGCCGACGTCACCGACGAGCAGGCTGTACGGGCCGTCGTGGCCGACGTACGGGAGAGGCACGGCCGGCTCGACGGCATCGTGCACGGCGCCGGGGTGCTGCACGACGGGCTCCTGCGCGACAAGCAGCCGGCCGCCTTCGCCGAGGTGTTCACCACGAAGGTGACCGGCGCCCGCAACCTCGCGGCCGCGGCCGCCGAGCACGGACCGGGGCCCGCGCCGCGGTTCCTGGCCCTGTTCGGCAGTGTCTCCGGGGTGTACGGCAACCGCGGCCAGACGGACTACGCCGCGGCCAACGACGCCCTCGACTCGCTGGCGCACGCCTGGTCGGCGTTCCTGCCGGGCCGGGTGCTGTCCGTCGACTGGGGCCCCTGGGCCGCGGAGGCGGGCGGGATGGTCACGCCGGAGCTGGAGCGCGCGTACGCCCGGCGCGGGGTCCCACTGCTCTCCGCGGAGGCCGCCACCGCCGCGTTCCTCGCCGAGCTGGCGCACGGAACCGACGTACAGGTGGTCCTGACGGCCCGGGAGGGCGAGGGCGATGAGTGA